In the genome of Deltaproteobacteria bacterium, the window CCAGTGATACCGAGCCCCAGCGGGCGACGACGGCCTTGATTCCCTTGTCGGCAAAAACGGAACCCAGGCCGCCCCTGCCGGCCTGTTTGTAGCGTGCGCGTTTGCGCTTGTTGTCGTACCAGGTGAAGTTGAGGCATCCCATGGCGGTGTGGGCCGCCCCCGGTCCGGTTGAAACCACCGAGATGCTGCGGGGGTTGCCGTCGGCAAAGTGGTCGGTGAGCGTTGTTGACAGGGCATAGGCATCCGTCGGCAGGCCCTTGGAGGCGAATACCTTGACGCTCTGGTCGATGCCGTCCACCAGGATGACCACCTCCCGATTCGATTTCCCCTGGATTTCCATAGCGTCGAATCCGGAAAATTTAAGGTAAGGCCCGAAGTAGCCGCCCACATTGGAATCCATGACCGAATTCGTGACCGGCGAGATGGCGGCGACAATGCTTTTGCCCGAACCCGGATAGGAGGGGGTGCCGCCCATGGGGCCCGAGGCGATGCAGACCGTGTTTTCTGGGTCGTTCCAGCGGGTGTCGGGGGTGACGGCGTGCCACAGCAGCCACAGGTCGAAGCCTTTGCCGCCGATGAAGATGTCTTTCATCGGCGGCGCAAGCGGCTTGACGGCGATGTCCGGCTCGCCGATGTCGACGTACAGGGTCTGGTTGGCATAGCCCCGGTCGATTGCCGGGCGCTCATACGAGAGGCCTTTGATTTCTTCCAGCGTAAAGTCAGTCATGGCGGGGTTCCTCCTGCGCCTTTTGTTTCATGCGGCGGTTAAAACGGTGTATGTGGTTCTGGGCGATGATGCGGGCCTGGTTGGCATGGCCTTTTTCCACCGCCTCGATCATGATTTTCAGGTCCTGATAGTTTTCCCTCAGGTCGGATGGGCCCATGGACAGGAACCGGTCGTAATACTGGTGGATGTTCCGGTGCACGGAGTGGATCAGGGAAACGTAGATCGGATTTCCGGTTATCTCCGCCAGCAACAGATGAATTCGGATGTCGGTGTCGATAAAGTCGTCGCGGGCCGCCGTCCCCTTGCCGAGATACACCCGCGCCTTTTCCAGCAGCGCTTTCAGCTTCTCCACGTCTTCCGGGCTTGCCCTTTCGGCCGCCAGGGCCAGGATGCTGCCCTCCACGGCTTCCCGGAACTCGGCCAGGTGGTTCAGGGACACCCGCTGGGTGCGGATCAGCAACCCGAGACTTTCACTGATTTTATCCCTACCCACAGCTTTTACCACAGAACCGCCACCCACACCAAGCTTGATTTTGATCAGTCCCTTTTCTTCCAGCACCCGCAGGGCCTCGCGCAGCGTTCCCCGGCTGGTGTCGAACATCGTCCGCATGTCCCTTTCGGAAGGCAGGGTGTCGCCGGCGTTCAATCGTCCGTCCAGAATGGCCTCCTGAATCTGGTCCACGATGTCCTGGAAAATTCGGTTTTGGGAGGCGGCTTTAAACATAATGGTTTAACCATTGACTAAACCGCCTCAAAAGTCAAGGCAAAAGGACATTCTGTGCCGTCCGCGTAGCCGTTCTTTCTCGTGCATCGGCGGCTTTAGTCTAAATGGTTAGACCATTACACTCATCGGTGTTTTCAGCCGTGGTTCGGGGTCACATCGGCCTTGCAAAAGCGCAGAGGAAAAAGGTTAGAAATCGAAGCCGAATACTGGTATGGTGGGTGCATGACTGATCGCGGTGCCATACATGCAAGACGGAAGCCGGCGTGGCTGAAACGGCGGATGCCCACGGGCAAAGCCTATGAAAATGTGCGCCGCTTGCTGGACCGAAACTGCCTGCACACCGTCTGCCAGGAGGCCAAGTGCCCCAACCTCTGGGAGTGCTTTTCCAAGGGAACGGCGACCTTCCTGATTATGGGGTCCCGGTGCACGCGCAATTGCCGCTTTTGTGCCGTTGAACAGGCCCCCACCGGTCCGCCCGATCCGCAGGAGCCCGATCGGATTGCGGAAGCGGTTCAGACCCTCAACCTCGACTACGTGGTGGTGACGTCGGTCACGCGCGACGACCTTCCCGATGGCGGCGCCGCGCATTTCGCCGCCACCATCGCCGGTATTCGAAAGGTCAATCCCGGGACCCTCGTGGAGGTCCTGATACCGGATTTTCAGGGATCCCGCATGGCCCTGGAACGGGTTCTCGAGGCGGGGCCCGACGTCCTCAATCACAACCTGGAAACCGTCAAAAGACTGTATCCAAGGGTTCGGCCCCAGGCGGTTTACGAACGGTCGTTGGAACTGCTGCAGCGTGCCCGTCGAAGCCGTCCCGAGCTTCCGGTCAAATCCGGATTAATGCTGGGTTTGGGGGAAACGCGTGACGAAATAGATCGGGCCTTGCAGGAT includes:
- a CDS encoding FadR family transcriptional regulator; protein product: MFKAASQNRIFQDIVDQIQEAILDGRLNAGDTLPSERDMRTMFDTSRGTLREALRVLEEKGLIKIKLGVGGGSVVKAVGRDKISESLGLLIRTQRVSLNHLAEFREAVEGSILALAAERASPEDVEKLKALLEKARVYLGKGTAARDDFIDTDIRIHLLLAEITGNPIYVSLIHSVHRNIHQYYDRFLSMGPSDLRENYQDLKIMIEAVEKGHANQARIIAQNHIHRFNRRMKQKAQEEPRHD
- the lipA gene encoding lipoyl synthase, coding for MTDRGAIHARRKPAWLKRRMPTGKAYENVRRLLDRNCLHTVCQEAKCPNLWECFSKGTATFLIMGSRCTRNCRFCAVEQAPTGPPDPQEPDRIAEAVQTLNLDYVVVTSVTRDDLPDGGAAHFAATIAGIRKVNPGTLVEVLIPDFQGSRMALERVLEAGPDVLNHNLETVKRLYPRVRPQAVYERSLELLQRARRSRPELPVKSGLMLGLGETRDEIDRALQDLLGHGCSLLTLGQYLQPSQSHLPVVDFIAPEAFDALRKKALDMGFAQVASGPFVRSSYHAKELFGASAAR